Proteins encoded within one genomic window of Balaenoptera musculus isolate JJ_BM4_2016_0621 chromosome 12, mBalMus1.pri.v3, whole genome shotgun sequence:
- the MAP7 gene encoding ensconsin isoform X4, producing the protein MEDTKVASPDGNKVQDKKTAASNRPSSAISGQNSNHTGNKPDPPPVLRVDDRQQLARERREEREKQLAARERIWLEREERARQHYEKHLEERKKKLEEQRLKEERRRAAVEEKRRQRLEEDKERHEAVVRRTMERSQKPKQKHNRWSWGGPLHGSPSIHSADPDRRSVSTMNLSKHVDPVISKRLSSSSATLLNSPDRARRLQLSPWESSVVNRLLTPTHSFLARSKSTAALSGDTVIPMCPRSASCSPINIMPYKAAHSRNPMERPKFFVTPPEGSTRRRTVHGTAGYKRERERENIPFHLTPGIRRALSPSHPKARSPASSRLWLPSKSFPHLPGTPRPASSMTPGPVKPAPAQVRPPSPGNIRPIKREVRVEPERKDPEKEPQKVANEPSLKGRALLVKVEEATVEEGTPVESEVAPAAPEAASAPASAPASTPAPSSTVTASASLKTSAGTTDPEEATRLLAEKRRLAREQREKEEREKREMEELERQKREELAQRVAEERTRREEEARQLEAQQAREREEQLRRQEEGRVRREREEMERLQKQKEEEARVREEAERVRQEREKHFQREEQERLERKKRLEEIMKRTRRTEASDKKTVDQRNGDITKGALIRGTAVSALPNMTNSPGQGEPVASPHVVTSPQSEVTVESTPNLEKQPNENGISVQNENFEEIINLPVGSKPSRLDVTNSESPDIPLNPILAFGDEGTLGPLPQVDGVQTQQTAEVI; encoded by the exons CTGCAAGAGAGAGAATCTGGTTAGAGAGAGAAGAGCGGGCCAGGCAGCACTACGAAAAGCacctggaggagaggaagaagaagttaGAAGAGCAGAGGCTGAAGGAGGAACGTAGGAGGGCTGCTGTGGAGGAGAAGCGAAGGCAGAGGCTCGAGGAGGACAAG GAACGCCATGAAGCCGTTGTACGACGTACAATGGAAAGGAGCCAGAAGCCAAAACAGAAGCATAACCGGTGGTCATGGGGAGGTCCTCTCCACGGGAGCCCCAGTATCCACAGCGCAG ATCCAGACAGGCGGTCAGTTTCCACCATGAATCTTTCGAAACATGTTGATCCCGTCATTAGCAAGCGGCTCTCCTCTTCatctgcaactttactaaattctcCAGATAGAG CTCGCCGCCTGCAGCTCAGCCCATGGGAGAGCAGCGTGGTTAACAGATTGCTGACGCCCACACATTCGTTCCTGGCCAGAAGTAAAAGCACAGCTGCCTTGTCTGGAGATACAG TTATCCCCATGTGTCCTCGTTCAGCATCTTGCAGCCCCATCAACATCATGCCCTACAAAGCTGCACACTCTAGAAATCCGATGGAGCGACCAAAATTCTTTGTAACACCACCGGAGGGCTCCACGCGAAGGAGGACTGTTCACGGCACAGCG GGCtataaaagagagagggagagagaaaacatacCCTTCCACCTCACACCCGGCATCCGAAGGGCTCTATCTCCATCTCATCCCAAAGCCAGATCACCAGCTTCCTCCCGACTTTG GCTCCCATCCAAGTCCTTTCCCCATTTGCCTGGCACCCCCAGACCAGCATCCTCCATGACTCCTGGACCAGTCAAACCTGCCCCTGCTCAGGTCCGGCCCCCCTCGCCCGGCAACATCCGCCCCATCAAGAGAGAAGTCAGAGTGGAACCTGAGAGAAAAGACCCTGAGAAGGAACCTCAGAAAGTTGCCAATGAGCCCTCACTAAAGGGCAGGGCACTTTTGGTGAAGGTAGAAGAAGCCACAGTTGAAGAGGGGACACCTGTCGAATCAGAGGTTGCTCCTG CTGCTCCGGAGGCAGCCTCAGCACCAGCCTCCGCTCCAGCCTCCACTCCGGCCCCGTCATCCACTGTGACTGCCAGCGCTTCTCTGAAGACCTCTGCAGGCACCACTGACCCAGAAGAGGCCACGAGGCTGCTAGCTGAGAAGAGGCGGCTGGCCCGagagcagagggagaaggaggaaagggagaagagggagatggaagagctCGAAAG aCAAAAGCGAGAAGAATTGGCCCAAAGGGTGGCTGAAGAGAGAACCCGCCGAGAGGAGGAGGCCCGCCAGCTGGAAGCTCAGCaagccagggagagggaagagcagcTGCGGCGGCAGGAGGAGGGGCGGGTCCGGCGCGAGCGGGAGGAGATGGAGCGCCTCCAGAAACAG aaagaagaagaagCTCGTGTTCGGGAAGAAGCAGAGAGGGTCCGGCAGGAACGGGAGAAGCATTTCCAGAGAGAAGAGCAGGAGCGCCTGGAGAGGAAGAAG CGACTTGAGGAGATAATGAAAAGAACCAGAAGAACAGAAGCTTCAGATAAG aaaaCTGTTGATCAGAGAAATGGAGATATAACCAAGGGAGCGCTCATTAGAGGAACAG CGGTGTCTGCACTTCCAAATATGACAAACTCTCCAGGACAAGGAGAACCAGTAGCCAGCCCCCATGTGGTTACCTCACCCCAATCAGAAGTGACTGTGGAGAG TACTCCCAATTtggaaaaacaaccaaatgaaaatggaatatcagttcagaatgaaaattttgaagaaattataaattTACCCGTTGGATCTAAACCATCCAGATTAGATGTCACCAACAGCGAGAGTCCAGACATTCCTTTGAATCCTATTTTGGCCTTTGGTGATGAAGGGACACTTGGGCCCCTGCCTCAGGTAGATGGTGTTCAAACACAACAGACAGCAG AAGTTATATGA